A window from Cryptomeria japonica chromosome 1, Sugi_1.0, whole genome shotgun sequence encodes these proteins:
- the LOC131032345 gene encoding cullin-1-like: MMDALKMQAFMIVQINKMREGDSILDGTLLQNVLCMLLDFGMDYYKDLELAIFESTNIYYSRKAASWIFMAAFDSFCNQQVAGNTIWELLVSFCDNILTNRNMTFSDVEDALEKVAKIFPCVHDKDMVADFYRKKLAGRLFSHKSSNVDYEKSMLFKLKFECGRQFTSKMEGMLTDWTLAIKTQSDFEEYLSQNPLQPCSGIEFSVTVLTSGFWPSYRSPESLVLPVEMVRHLESFKEFYNREKMNRRLTWKYSRGTCIIIGRFDQGEIQIVGTPYHASALLLFNETERLSFSQVKSQLNLEVEDTISLLTSLACSKYKILSKLPDTQSVIETDYFEFNTKFLCNKRKIRLPAPTANVKENVRNVVFRDRDHIIDSSIGTSENSLCFHGYPSGPWNSICIRGFVDYDWTGQITICCDSESAIRLAKNPTFHARTKHIDVQFLFVHDMVEDGKVKLEKVDTLANVADELTKLVNTKKFKWCASLMGLGS, encoded by the exons ATGATGGATGCGTTGAAAATGCAGGCTTTTATGATTGTTCAAATTAATAAAATGCGAGAGGGTGATAGCATTCTTGATGGGACTTTATTGCAGAATGTTTTGTGTATGTTGTTGGATTTTGGGATGGACTATTATAAAGATTTAGAGTTGGCCATTTTTGAAAGTACCAACATATATTATTCCAGAAAGGCTGCTTCATGGATAT TCATGGCAGCCTTTGATAGTTTTTGCAATCAACAAGTTGCAGGAAATACTATTTGGGAATTGTTGGTCTCATTTTGTGACAATATTTTGACAAATAGAAACATGACATTTTCAGATGTTGAAGATGCCCTTGAGAAGGTTGCAAAGATCTTTCCCTGCGTCCATGACAAAGACATGGTTGCAGATTTTTATAGGAAGAAGCTCGCAGGTAGGCTTTTTTCCCATAAAAGTTCAAATGTTGATTATGAAAAAAGCATGTTATTTAAGTTGAAGTTTGAGTGTGGAAGACAATTTACATCTAAAATGGAGGGCATGCTTACTGATTGGACATTGGCAATAAAAACCCAATCAGATTTTGAGGAATATCTCAGTCAGAATCCTCTTCAGCCATGCTCTGGAATAGAATTCTCTGTGACAGTTTTGACATCTGGCTTCTGGCCAAGCTATAGGTCACCTGAATCACTTGTCCTTCCTGTTGAAATGGTGAGACATTTAGAGTCATTCAAAGAGTTCTATAACAGAGAAAAAATGAACAGAAGGCTAACATGGAAATATTCTCGGGGAACATGCATTATTATTGGAAGATTTGACCAAGGTGAAATTCAAATAGTTGGAACACCTTATCATGCAAGTGCACTATTGTTGTTCAATGAAACAGAGAGGCTAAGTTTTTCACAAGTCAAATCCCAAttgaatttggaagttgaagataccATTTCATTGCTGACATCCCTTGCATGTTCAAAATACAAAATCCTAAGTAAATTACCAGATACCCAATCTGTGATAGAAACAGATTATTTTGAATTCAATACAAAATTTCTTTGTAACAAGAGGAAGATCCGACTTCCGGCACCCACAGCCAATGTAAAAGAAAATGTTAGGAACGTTGTGTTTCGAGATAGAGATCATATAATTGATTCTTCCATT GGTACTTCTGAGAATTCCCTATGTTTTCATGGTTATCCTAGTGGACCTTGGAATTCAATTTGTATTCGTGGGTTTGTTGATTATGATTGGACAG GACAAATTACAATTTGTTGTGATAGTGAGAGTGCCATTAGATTAgctaagaatcctactttccatgccagaacaaagcatattgatgtacAGTTTCTTTTTGTTCATGatatggtagaagatggaaaggtgaagttggagaaggttgATACTTTGGCGAATGTTGCAGATGAATTGACAAAGCTAGTCAACActaagaagttcaaatggtgtgccAGTTTGATGGGCCTTGGTTCCTGA